In Chitinophaga sp. HK235, a single window of DNA contains:
- a CDS encoding iron-sulfur cluster-binding domain-containing protein, which translates to MYFQLRIVDIKKETPGTYTYYLENTTPEPVPYQAGQFLTFIIHVNNKEYRRSYSFSTTPGIDPLIAVTIREKENGEISRHILRSWQKGDIVTSLEPSGRFVFTPIPSGERDIFLLAAGSGITPVFSLLKQILQDEPAARITLIYSNTSPARTIFYEQLQTLQSRHPQLKCLFLFSNDPDSNHTYRRLNNILLELLVTEHLLFHKADAQFFLCGPPEYMRMIILTLHFMGFSDAQMHRENFVVNTEARLSRTALPTDTTPREVNILLRNETYTLAVPANQTILNYALEHDVPLPYSCKGGVCGSCTALCTSGKVWMPVNEVLTDKELAEGLILTCVGYPATEKINIEL; encoded by the coding sequence ATGTATTTTCAGTTAAGGATCGTTGATATAAAGAAGGAAACGCCCGGCACCTACACCTATTATCTCGAAAATACAACGCCGGAGCCTGTCCCTTACCAGGCAGGCCAGTTCCTGACCTTCATTATCCATGTCAACAACAAGGAATATCGTCGCTCTTACTCCTTCAGCACTACACCCGGCATCGATCCGCTAATAGCTGTTACCATCCGCGAAAAGGAAAACGGTGAAATATCCCGCCATATACTGCGGTCCTGGCAGAAAGGAGATATCGTCACCTCACTGGAGCCCTCCGGAAGATTCGTCTTTACACCCATTCCTTCCGGAGAACGTGACATCTTTCTCCTCGCCGCCGGCAGCGGTATTACGCCCGTATTCTCCCTGCTCAAACAAATACTGCAGGATGAACCTGCTGCCAGAATAACCCTCATTTACAGCAATACGTCGCCTGCAAGGACTATTTTCTACGAACAACTGCAAACACTGCAATCCCGGCATCCGCAACTGAAATGCCTCTTTCTTTTCAGTAATGACCCTGACAGTAACCACACCTACAGAAGGCTCAACAATATTCTGCTCGAACTGCTGGTCACCGAACACCTCCTGTTCCATAAAGCAGATGCGCAGTTCTTCCTTTGCGGGCCGCCGGAATACATGCGCATGATAATATTGACCCTTCATTTCATGGGCTTCAGCGACGCACAAATGCATAGAGAAAACTTTGTGGTGAATACCGAAGCCCGGTTGTCCAGAACAGCCCTGCCTACAGATACCACGCCCCGGGAAGTCAACATACTGCTGCGCAACGAAACCTACACCCTCGCTGTACCAGCCAATCAAACTATCCTGAACTATGCACTTGAACATGATGTGCCGCTACCGTACAGTTGTAAGGGTGGTGTCTGCGGTTCCTGTACTGCGCTATGCACCAGCGGCAAAGTATGGATGCCTGTCAATGAAGTGCTCACAGACAAAGAGTTGGCAGAAGGGCTGATCCTTACCTGCGTCGGTTATCCTGCCACTGAAAAGATCAACATCGAATTATAA
- the dxs gene encoding 1-deoxy-D-xylulose-5-phosphate synthase, which yields MNITAGSLLSQINYPADLRKLSKDQLHQVCDELRQYIIDVVSVHGGHFAASLGVVELTVALHYVFNTPYDQLVWDVGHQAYGHKILTGRRDSFPTNRKYKGISGFPKRDESEYDTFGVGHSSTSISAALGMAMASHYKGEFDRQHIAVIGDGAMTAGMAFEALNHAGVANANVLIILNDNCMSIDPNVGALKEYLTDITTSPTYNKLRDDVWNLLGKLPVGKRFTREMASKLEASLKGVVSKSSNLFESLQMRYFGPIDGHNITKLADTLQDLKDIPGPKLLHIVTTKGKGYALAEKDQTTWHAPGLFDKITGEIFKKIPDRPQPPKYQDVFGHTIIELAEKNDKIIGITPAMPSGSSLKFMMEKMPDRAFDVGICEQHAVTLSAGMATQGMRVFCNIYSSFFQRAFDQAVHDVAIQDLPVVFCLDRAGLVGEDGPTHHGAYDIAYMRSIPNVIISAPMNEEELRNLMYSAQLEENTHPYVIRYPRGQGVMPEWRTPFKAIKAGTGRKIRDGKDIAILSIGHIGNFVTEACKELISDGLQPAHYDMRFVKPLDEAMLHEVFSKFDKVITVEDGSIKGGFGSAILEFMAQHHYTSKIRILGIPDRIIEHGKPDELFRECGYDPAGIARATREMLREKITVTI from the coding sequence ATGAATATCACGGCCGGTTCACTTTTAAGCCAGATTAATTACCCAGCGGATTTGAGAAAGCTGAGCAAAGACCAGCTTCATCAGGTGTGTGATGAACTACGTCAGTATATTATTGACGTGGTAAGTGTGCATGGCGGCCACTTTGCTGCCAGCCTGGGCGTAGTGGAACTCACAGTAGCTCTGCACTATGTATTTAATACTCCTTACGACCAGCTGGTATGGGACGTAGGGCATCAGGCGTATGGACATAAGATCCTTACCGGTCGCCGCGATTCCTTTCCGACTAACCGGAAATACAAAGGCATCAGCGGATTTCCAAAAAGAGACGAAAGCGAATACGATACCTTCGGAGTAGGGCACTCCTCTACCTCCATCTCCGCTGCTTTGGGCATGGCCATGGCCTCCCACTACAAAGGAGAGTTCGACCGCCAGCACATCGCTGTTATCGGCGACGGCGCCATGACCGCCGGTATGGCCTTCGAAGCACTCAATCACGCCGGTGTAGCCAATGCCAATGTGCTGATTATCCTCAACGATAACTGCATGTCTATTGACCCGAACGTGGGTGCTCTCAAAGAATACCTGACAGACATCACTACATCTCCCACCTACAACAAACTGAGGGATGATGTATGGAACCTGCTTGGTAAACTGCCGGTAGGCAAACGCTTTACCCGCGAAATGGCCTCTAAACTGGAAGCCTCTCTCAAAGGTGTGGTGTCTAAATCCAGTAACCTCTTCGAATCCCTGCAGATGCGCTATTTTGGCCCCATCGACGGCCACAATATCACCAAACTTGCCGATACCCTGCAGGACCTGAAAGATATTCCCGGCCCTAAACTGCTGCACATCGTTACCACCAAAGGTAAAGGTTATGCCCTCGCAGAAAAGGACCAGACTACCTGGCACGCTCCGGGCCTCTTCGATAAAATCACCGGCGAAATATTCAAAAAAATCCCGGACAGACCGCAACCTCCTAAATACCAGGACGTTTTCGGCCATACCATTATCGAACTGGCAGAGAAAAACGATAAAATCATCGGTATCACCCCCGCGATGCCTTCCGGCTCTTCCCTCAAATTTATGATGGAAAAGATGCCTGACAGAGCCTTCGATGTTGGTATCTGCGAACAACACGCCGTTACCCTCTCCGCCGGCATGGCCACTCAGGGTATGCGCGTGTTCTGTAATATCTACTCTTCCTTCTTCCAGCGTGCCTTCGATCAGGCCGTTCACGATGTGGCCATCCAGGACCTCCCCGTGGTTTTCTGCCTCGACAGAGCAGGACTGGTAGGAGAAGACGGACCTACTCACCACGGTGCTTACGATATCGCCTATATGCGCAGCATTCCTAACGTCATCATCAGCGCACCGATGAATGAAGAAGAACTGCGCAACCTCATGTACAGCGCCCAACTGGAAGAAAATACCCATCCGTACGTGATCCGGTACCCCCGTGGTCAAGGTGTCATGCCCGAATGGAGAACTCCTTTTAAAGCCATCAAAGCCGGCACAGGACGTAAGATCCGTGACGGTAAGGATATCGCCATCCTTTCCATTGGTCATATAGGCAACTTCGTAACAGAAGCCTGCAAGGAACTGATCAGCGACGGCCTGCAACCTGCCCACTACGACATGCGCTTCGTAAAACCACTGGATGAAGCCATGCTGCACGAAGTGTTCAGCAAATTCGATAAAGTGATCACCGTGGAAGATGGATCTATCAAAGGTGGCTTCGGCAGCGCCATACTGGAGTTTATGGCACAACACCACTACACATCAAAGATTCGTATACTCGGTATCCCCGACCGGATCATAGAACACGGTAAACCGGATGAACTGTTCCGCGAATGCGGATACGATCCCGCCGGTATTGCCCGCGCCACCAGAGAAATGCTGCGCGAGAAAATTACCGTGACCATCTAA
- a CDS encoding sensor histidine kinase codes for MFKQVYKYWWGQLLGWSAYFLINVFFNFTLLKKPNLQTAMIYLIIFVLCGIVSTHLFRTLLNKLRGWGSFSSEKQLVLYVVLVLSTSVVLYFVYNVVLDYLVGNPPHNKNFLQNLLDRGYLSCFAVSFIWWAIYFVGHYVDRNRISQVDRLKLEATVRELELKTIKAQLNPHFIFNALNSIRALVDENPQRARTAITELSNILRSSMATEKMETVSLESELNIVKDYLALEHIRFEERLQVRYEIDPDTLGLQVPPMMLQTLVENAIKHGISRVVSGGTVFIASRLNGMEHEIMIENTGQLVEKNVLNGHGFGLQSTRQRLSILFGNRATFDIKNKDEATVEARVVMPLL; via the coding sequence ATGTTTAAACAAGTGTATAAATACTGGTGGGGGCAACTGTTAGGGTGGTCGGCGTACTTTCTGATCAACGTATTCTTCAATTTCACCCTCCTGAAAAAACCAAATCTGCAAACAGCGATGATCTATCTGATCATTTTTGTGCTGTGTGGTATTGTTTCCACTCATTTGTTCAGAACACTGTTAAACAAGCTCAGGGGTTGGGGGAGTTTTAGTTCTGAAAAGCAGCTGGTGTTATATGTGGTACTGGTATTAAGTACTAGTGTGGTTTTGTATTTTGTGTACAATGTGGTACTGGATTATCTGGTGGGTAATCCGCCGCATAACAAGAATTTCCTGCAGAATCTGCTGGACAGAGGTTATCTGTCCTGTTTTGCTGTTTCCTTCATCTGGTGGGCTATTTACTTCGTCGGGCATTATGTGGACCGAAACCGGATCTCGCAGGTAGACCGGCTGAAGCTGGAAGCGACTGTAAGGGAACTGGAGCTTAAAACGATCAAGGCGCAGCTGAATCCTCATTTTATCTTTAATGCGCTCAACAGCATCCGGGCACTGGTAGACGAGAACCCGCAGCGGGCAAGGACGGCCATTACGGAGCTTTCCAATATCCTGCGAAGTTCCATGGCTACGGAAAAGATGGAAACGGTAAGCCTGGAGAGTGAATTAAATATTGTAAAGGATTACCTTGCACTGGAGCATATCCGCTTTGAAGAGCGGTTGCAGGTAAGGTATGAAATAGATCCCGATACACTGGGGCTGCAGGTGCCGCCCATGATGTTGCAAACACTGGTGGAAAACGCCATCAAACATGGTATTTCCAGGGTGGTGAGCGGCGGAACAGTGTTTATCGCCTCCCGGCTGAATGGCATGGAACATGAAATTATGATCGAAAATACCGGCCAGCTGGTGGAAAAAAATGTTCTCAACGGCCATGGATTTGGACTACAGAGTACGCGGCAACGATTAAGTATTTTGTTTGGAAACAGGGCTACCTTTGATATCAAAAATAAAGACGAGGCAA